A region of the Chitinophagaceae bacterium genome:
CGTCATCCCACCCAGATGATACATGGAAAAACCACCTCTGAGCATACCGAAGATTTTATTGGGAGGACTGTATTTACAAACCGGGGAAATGTATTTGCGTTAACAACCAGTGGGGTGGGGCGCATAAAAGACGGGATCGTTCAGCCCATTGTTTCTTTCGGGGGTATTACAAATAATGCAGTAACAGCCTTAATGGATGCAGAAGAAAATATCTGGGTGGGTACCGGGAAGGTTATTGAAATTCAGGAAAACAACTTTTCAACAGTATTCCTTAAAGCATAAGGTACATAAAGAAGCATTTTCGTTTCTTGAAAAAAGGAACGGTGATCTGTTATTTGGCGGCAACCGGGGGATCGTGTTCACAAAGGAACAGAAGGATATTGTTACGCATAAAGCAATACCGGCTTTGTTTCCGCTGGCAGAAGTGATGTGTATGTATGAAGATACAGACGGGGGAATATGGGCCGGCAGCGGATACCAGGGCATCAGCAGGTTTAAAAACAATAAACTTACCAACTGGAAAAACACCGGCTTTCTGAAAGATAATAATTGCGAAGCCCTGTATCCAGCAGCCGGGGGGAAATTATTTGCCTGTACGGAAAACGGCGTTACTGTTATAGATCCCCGGGCAGCTGAACCCCTGAAAGCCCATTATCCTTTTCAGAAAAAATATACAAGGCTTCCGGAGTTATTTGGTTGTTTTCAGACAGGAAACTCCGGGCATTGGTTCTATGGTAGCCAGGGTTTGTATAAGCTAAACAATCAGGTACTGGTGGACGACTCCATACAAAACATGCCGGTGAAAAGTTTATACATCAATAAGATCATTGGCGATAAAAAAGGGAATATCTGGGTGGCTACACAGGGGAAAGGATTGTTGCAATGCCGGTATGAAAATAATAAACTGGCTTTGTATAAACAATATGACAGCCGCAACGGGTTAACATCGGATATAGCTTTGTCTGTGCTGGTTGATAAAAATGATAATGTCTGGTCAGGAGATTACATGAGTTTATCGGTCCTTATAAATCCGGGCAATGAAGAACAGCTCATCAGCTTCAATGAAAAGGATGGTTTACTCTCTACGTATTACCAGACATTGAAACTGGAACAACAGCAGGATGGAACCATTTGGGGCCTCACGTCCATGGGGATAATTTCTTTTCATCCTGACAGTATTGCCCGGAATGATCTGCCCCCCTTTCTGCTGATAAACGGGATTTCAGTGAACGGATCAAAGGAAGACCTGGCTGCTAAATCAGCGGCAACCCTGTCTTATGATCATAATTCGCTGCAGTTTCATTTTACGGCCATATGTCTTACCGAGCCTTCCAGGATCCGGTATGCTTATCGATTAAAGGAATCAGACAGTAACTGGACTTACACAAATAACCGCGTTGTTGATTTTAATTTTTTGCAACCCGGCAACTATACTTTTGAGCTAAAAGCCTGCAACAATAATAATGTATGGACCAGCCAGCCACTGCAATATACGTTTACTATCGGGCGACCCTTTTGGCAAACATGGTGGTTTATGCTTCTTGTGATTTCGTTGATAGCTGCTGTTGTTATTGCCGTTTTC
Encoded here:
- a CDS encoding histidine kinase, producing MQKKISGWVPGRLLKFRKTTFQQYSLKHKVHKEAFSFLEKRNGDLLFGGNRGIVFTKEQKDIVTHKAIPALFPLAEVMCMYEDTDGGIWAGSGYQGISRFKNNKLTNWKNTGFLKDNNCEALYPAAGGKLFACTENGVTVIDPRAAEPLKAHYPFQKKYTRLPELFGCFQTGNSGHWFYGSQGLYKLNNQVLVDDSIQNMPVKSLYINKIIGDKKGNIWVATQGKGLLQCRYENNKLALYKQYDSRNGLTSDIALSVLVDKNDNVWSGDYMSLSVLINPGNEEQLISFNEKDGLLSTYYQTLKLEQQQDGTIWGLTSMGIISFHPDSIARNDLPPFLLINGISVNGSKEDLAAKSAATLSYDHNSLQFHFTAICLTEPSRIRYAYRLKESDSNWTYTNNRVVDFNFLQPGNYTFELKACNNNNVWTSQPLQYTFTIGRPFWQTWWFMLLVISLIAAVVIAVFITRVRSVKEKATIKQQLAELEAKAIRAQMNPHFIFNSLNAIQETIITEKVDAAYDYLSRFSKLLRMVLDNSEKNFISLNSELETIRLYLSLEALRFSQSFTYSIELDEALDIEDIFIPPLLLQPFVENAIWHGLISKEGEKKLLLHFAESNGVLACIIEDNGVGRKKAARIKEQKLGSGSFESKGTRLALQRIEILNREKPGSASITTIDLYDEDGMARGTKVLIKLSTDPVVNKNTGHD